The genomic region AACATCTGGAAAACATTAACTCTGCCCAGGAAAAGGACACTGCAAAGCAGCAAACCGTAAAGGAAAGCAAACCGGAAAAGAAGGATGCTGCAGTACATAAAGCCAATGACAAAAAGGTAACTTCAAAGACCGTACGTGTTGACATAGAGCGGCTTGACGTGCTTATGAATCTCGTCAGTGAGCTTATCATTTTGAAAACAAGGCTTGACGGAATCATTTCCGCAGGTGAAAGGGACCGTGACATTGCACAGACGCTGGAAAACCTTGAGCGTGTTACAACAAATCTGCATGATGCCGTGATGAAAGCGAGAATGGTTCCTGTCGAGACTGTTTTCAGCCGCTTCCCGAGAATGGTCAGGGATATTGCGAAAGAACTGGACAAGGATATTGTACTGCATATGTCCGGTGAAGATACCGAGCTTGACAGGACTGTTATAGATGAAATAGGCGAGCCGCTTGTTCATATAATTAGGAACTCTGCCGACCACGGTATTGAAAAGCCCGACGAACGTATTGCAAAAGGGAAGAGCAAAGAAGGAAACATATGGCTCAGGGCATATCAGGACGGCAATAATGTGGTTATTGAAGTGGAAGATGACGGGGCAGGAATAAATGTTGATAAAGTGCGTAAAAAAGTTCTCGAAAAAGGCCTGGAAAGCGAAGAAATACTGAACGGGATGACCGACGAGGAAATTATCCAGTTCTTGTTCATGCCCAACTTCAGTACGGCGGACAAGATTACAGATCTGTCCGGACGTGGTGTAGGTCTGGATGTGGTAAAAACAAAAATTGAGGCTCTTGGAGGAAATGTAGAGCTGATTTCAAGACGGGGACAGGGCAGCAAGACCATTATCAGGCTGCCGCTGACACTGGCGATTATTCAGGCTTTGCTGGTTATGGTCGGAAATGAGAAATATGCAATCCCGCTGAATTCCATTCGTGAAATCTATAACCTGAACCCGCAGGATATAAAGTATGTGCGCAACCAGGAGGTTACGGTATTAAGAGACACGGTTATTCCCATTATTCGCCTGCATAAAGTACTGGATATAGAAGTTCCGGAGGATGACGCAAATAAGAAATATCTTACCTGCGTGGTTGTCAAAAAGGGTGAGAAATTGACCGGGCTTATAGTTGATTCACTGATAAATCAGCAGGAAATTGTTATAAAATCTCTGGGAAAACTGCTGTCAGGCATACGTTTCCTCGGGGGCGCCACTATTCTTGGCGATGGTAATGTGGCTTTAATTCTTGATGTGAATGCGATAGTATAACCTGTTTTACAAAGGGGGACTTAACGGTGGCAGCCAATCAAAAACAATACGTTGTTTTCAGAATAGACAATGATGAATACGGGGCTGATATAAATAAAGTTACGATAATAGAAAGAATGATGACAATTACGAGGGTTCCGAAAACCCCCCCGTATATAAAAGGGGTTATCAACCTTAGGGGTGAAGTTTTACCTGTAATGGATTTAAGAACGAGGTTCGGGCTTCCTGAAAAGGAGGCGGACGACAGTACCCGGATTGTTATGGTGGACATCGGCAACAACATAAGTTATGGTATTATAGTTGATGCCGTTGTTGAAGTGCTTCAGGTTGAAGATACTGCTATTGAAAGCGTTACAGGTTTTTCCGGCAACATTAATGTTGATTATATAAGCGGAGTCGCGAAAAGCGGTGAAAGGCTGATAACGCTTTTAAATCTCGAAAGACTGATATCCGAATTAATTCCGGCTTAAACGCCATGTAAAAATTGAACTGAAGGGTTATGGAGCATGGATGAGATTTTTCTGAATTCATTCCATCTGGATATTTTAAAAGAAATCGGAAATATAGGTGCAGGAAACGCTGCAACGGCTCTTGCCAAAATGCTTGATAAAAAAGTGAATATGGAAGTGCCCCAGATAAAAATCATGGGATTTTCTGAAGTCAGTGAGGTTGTTGGAGGCGCTGAAACTCCGGTTGCCGGTATTCTTCTCGGAATCCGCGGCGATATTTCCGGCTACATACTTTTCGTCCTTGAAGAGGGTGCAGCTAAAAAGCTGATTAATATGCTCATGGGCAAAAACCCTGATGAGGAAGTGGAATATAACGAAATAACCCTGTCGGCATTAAAAGAAGTGGGAAACATACTTACCGGATCTTATCTGTCTGCTATATCTACCCTTACCGGACTTTCCATAAAACCTGATATCCCTGATATTGCAATTGACATGGCCGGTGCGATACTGAGTGTTCCGGCAATTGAATTTGCAAAAACAACCGACAAAGTTTTGTATATTGAGACCGAATTTATTGAAGGAATGCACAGGGTTATCGGGGATTTCTTTCTTGTACCTGATACAGATTCATACCTGAAACTTTTAAATTCATTAGGAGCAATATGCTGATGGCTGAAAGTAATATCATAAAGGTGGGAATGGCAGACCTGAAACACACTTTTCATCCGGGAGTATTGGTGACGCTGGGGCTTGGTTCCTGTGTCGGAATTGCACTGTATGATACAAAGACAAAAATGATCGGGCTTGCACATATTATGCTTCCTTGGTCGGAACAGGCAAAGAATAAGGCCAACAAAGCAAAATTTGCGGACACGGGAATAAGATTGCTTCTGGAGAATATGCTGAAAGACGGTGCTGACAAAAAAAATATTGTTGCGAAAATTGCCGGAGGAGCGCAGATGTTTTCATATTCTTCCCTTTCAGATATGATCAGGGTTGGGGAGCGGAATGTGGAGGCAACAAAAAAAGTTTTGAAGGAATTGAATATTCCGCTGATTGCCGAAGATACGGGCGGAACTCACGGAAGGACCATCGAGTTTTATTCCGAAGACGGCCGTTTGATGATTAAGACAATAGGTTTTGGAGTCACTTATATATAATGACTGCTTTATTCATGTTTTACTTTGCTTAGAATATTATGAGTTAATCAGCGAATTATGGGAGGAAAAAATGTATTATATTAAGAGACTTCCTCTGCTGCTTGCGTTATTTGCGACAATTATATCCGGTATAATAGGGCTTGTGCGTTCCATGACCAATGACAAAATACTTCTTCAGATGATAGTAACGATGGTTGTATTTTATATCATTGGTTTTATTGCACGTCATAATCTGGAGACAGTTTACAACCAGGTTAAGGAAAAGAAAGAAAAAGAGAAAATTGAGGCATTGAAAGAAGAGGAAAAGCAGAAGGAGCAAAAACAGAAGGAGAAAATGTCGAAAGAAAAAAACGAAAATATACTTGATGAGTTCGAGCCGTTAAAAGTCAGCAAAATTATCAGGGAGGAGCTGAAACAGTCGGAAAAGTAGTGGTGGGTATTATGTCTATTCTGACTAAAATATATATGGTATATTAGGTATAGGTGTAGAAAATGAATAAAAATGGTTGACATATGTCATCTGTAGGTTAAAATAGTGATAAGAGGATAGATAATATTACCAGTTAAGCGTTTTATACTGCGGGGTAATTATTTTTATACAAAAGATAAGCCATAATGGCTGTCTAACAGAAATGGAGGGTATATATGTCTTCGGCCAATCAACAAAGACAGCAGGAATTATGGAAAAAGTACTATGAAACCAGGGATCCTTCCATTAAGCAGCAATTAATACTCGAATATACTGATATTATTAAATATGTGGCAGGAAGATTGAGTATATACTTCGGTTCGAACGTTGAATATGACGATCTTGTAAGTTACGGCATTTTTGGTTTGATCGACGCTATTGACAAATTTGATATAAATAAGGGAGTCAAATTTGAAACCTATGCTTCTTTAAGAATTCGGGGAGCGATTATTGACAGTATCCGTGAACTCGACTGGGCTCCGCGGTCGCTGCGGAAAAAAAGCAAAGACCTTGAAAAGGTATATGCCGAGCTGGAGAACGAATTAGGGCACGCGGCCACAGATGAACAGGTTGCATCAAGAATGGGAATATCGGTTGAGGAACTGAACAAAACACTTCAGGAAGTCAACATGTCGACAATGATTTCGTTGGAAGATTATCTTGAACAGAATTATGAAACCGGGCTTGACGCAATCAATGAAAATGAAGATATTCTACCCGAAAAAAGAATTGAATTGATGGAGCTTAAGGATATATTGGCCGATTCAATAAACAAATTGCCGGAAAAGGAACGAATGGTGGTTTCACTATATTATTTTGAAGAACTTACATTAAAGGAAATAAGCGCAATTATGAAGGTATCGGAATCCCGCATATCCCAGCTTCACACTAAAGCAATTTTAAGAATGCGTGCAAAACTGGAACGACAGAAATATTTATTACTTGGATCATAATGATTTGTATTGTGGGGGAAAATAATGAGTTCCGCAGGAATAGGTACCTCTGTAAAAGTTTCGGTCAGTCCCGACAGAATGAAAGCCTTTATTTTAATTAAAAAGTCGGAGCAGGGAGAAAATACGCCGGGGATAAATGAGCTTTTGGAAGAACTGGAGAAGAATGGGGTTGTTTATGGCATTAAAGAAGATGTGTTGAGGAAACTGGCTGAGAACCCGGTTTATGATCAGGACGTACTTATAGCGGAAGGTTTGGCTCCTGTACATGGAGAAAACGGAAGAATCAATTTTTTGATTGATATTAACAAGGAAAAGAAACCCGTCATAATGGAAGACGGCAGTGTTAATTACAGGGATTTGGATTACATTGTCAGTGCACAGAAAGATCAGAAGATCTGTGAGGTTATTCCTCCCACTCCGGGAATAGACGGAATAAACGTAATGGGTTCGATAATAAAGGCTGTCAGCGGAAAACCGGCAAGGATAGTCAAAGGTTCCAATGTATATACGAGTGAAGACGGGTTAAGTTTTTATTCCGCCATAAACGGACAGGTAAAGTATGAAAACGATAAGCTGAGTGTATTCGCAACTTACGAGGTGCCGGCAGACGTTGATAATTCAACCGGGAATATTAATTTTGTCGGAAGCGTTTTTATTCGCGGCAATGTTTTATCAGGCTTTACTGTTGAAGCAGGAGGAGACGTTGAAGTTTTTGGAGTGGTTGAAGCTGCTACAATCAAGGCCGGCGGCAATATAATCCTCAGACGGGGAATGACGGGAAACAATAAGGGTGTTTTAATTGCAGGAGGTAACATAGTAGCGAGGTATATTGAAAACAGTATTGTAGAAGCGGCGAATGATCTGAAAGCCGAAGCGATCATGCATTCCGACGTCAAATGCGGTAACCGGCTTGAACTGGGTGGAAGAAAAGGCTTACTTGTAGGCGGAATCACGAGGGTAGGAAGGGAAATTGATGCAAAAGTAATAGGAAGCTACCTCGCAACAAATACCGTAATAGAAGTGGGCGTCGATCCCAATGTAAGAGAAAGATATAAAGTGGTTAAGGCCGAATTGTCAAATCTTGAGGAGAATATAAGAAAAACCGATCAGGTAATAATGCTGCTTCAGAAGCTTGAATCGATAGGAAGGCTGACCGACGAGAAAAAGGAACTGCTGGAAAAAAGCCTGCGTTCAAAAGTTTTCTATGAGAACAAAATTAGCGAATACAGGGAAGAACTGGTAAAGCTTGAGGAGAAACTTCAGATGGAAGCTCAGGGACGTATAAGGGTGGAGAACTATTTGTACAGCGGAACGAAGATTTCGATTGGTTCGGCTACTATGCATGTGAAAGAGACATTACAGCACTGTACATTATATAAAGAAGGTGCCGATATAAAGATTGGCGCATATTAATGCGTTAAAAATCGGGAAGTGGTTTTATGCCGATAAGACCTATTGATTTTCAGGTGATGATACCAAAAACCGTTGATGTGTCAAGAATACAGGCTAACGAGCAGCACAGCGTCCATGCTGCATTACAAAGTAAGCTTCAGTCCGTTGAGAAACAGTCGGAACAGAACATGAGGCAGGTAAACAACCAGAAGGAAGTCAGTGAAATTTATATCAGAGACAATAATGAAAGGAATAACAAAGAGCGGAAGCAGAACAGTGAAAATAGCAGGGAAAAACTGAATAAAGAAAAAAATAGCAAGTCAAAACCTTACGGAGGAAAAATGCCGGGCAGTACTATAGACATACGCCTGTAAGCATTAACCCGGTTAATAATTACAAATGAAAAATGTAAGGGGTGCGGGAATGGAGATTTTTTACATTTGCGTTATTCTGGTAGGGATTTGTATAGTTTTTTTTGCTTTAATCTGGATGGCGGTTGAGAAAAAGAATGCGCGGGATTACCGTTTGGAACTTGATGAGCGGGAACACGAGCTGCGGCAGGTGATTGAAGATGCTGAGCAATTGTTGAACGAACTGAATAATTTTTCGGGTTATATTGTTGATCGGCTTGAAGAAAAACAGAAAAGCATTGAAGATTTACTGGCAAGAATTGATGAAAAAACCGGAAATTTAAGTAACGCTGAGATTATCCAACCCGCGAATAACGCGGTTGACGATATTAAAGAACCGGATAAAACAGAGGGGGAAAATACCCCACGCTCTGAAGAAGCATACGCCGGTTTCCTTCAAGGAAAAAAGGGCAAGCTTATTTCATTGGACGAAAGAAAAAATGAAGTTATAAAGTTATACAAAAAAGGGATTAGCAGTACTGAAATCGCAAGAATGCTCAATATGGGAAAGGGCGAAATTGAACTTATTTCCCGCATGTGCAAGTAGGTTCACAAACGGGCTGATATCTGGTTAACGGGAAGGACAGGTTATGGGAAAGATTCACGGTAAAAGTGTATTGTTGGGAATTGGAATAGGTATAATTATTACGGCATTACTGGGACTTATTTATTCCATGGGTTACAAATAGACTTTCCTCTTGATTTCTGTCAAAGTATGTGTTAAGATAAAAAAGCGACACGCCGAAGTGGTGAAATTGGCAGACGCGCTGGACTCAAAATCCAGTGGAGCTCAAACTCCGTGTGGGTTCGAGTCCCACCTTCGGCACCAGAAAACAACGTGGTTCCCCTTTAAAAAGGGGATTTTTTTATGGCGTCAATTAAGGTTTGACCGTTTATCTGTTCTGTTAAAAATGTTTATACAGGCACAATTCGTATTATGTCGCCTCTTTAAACGTCCGATATAGTTATAATATAATTATGGCAATAATAAACCCCTCCGGAATGCCTGGCATCAGGATGGCTTTTCCATGATGCTGAGACTGCGTGCGGCGCTTCAAGACTATACGTCGTTTTCATTGATACAATACCGCCTTAAGCAAAGTATAAAGCTCACTTCAGATACTCTTACCCTTTCCAAATCGGATAAACCCCGTCCGGTCTAACAATTAAGACTGGACTAATAAAAAGCAACTGTGTTAAAATTTAGGCAAAGGAACTGATAGGCATAACACTCCAGACCGCAAAGCAAAAGAAAATACAAAAATACCTTAAAACAGCTAACTGTTAGGACGAAGCATTGCTCGTGCCGTGGGGTATCTCACACTACGGTCGGTAGGATGAAGAACATTTTGCTGGTATTCGTCTTGACTACATTGAAGTATGAAAAGTGTGGTCAAGTTTCACGGAGACCAATAATTCCGTTGGTTTCATAGATTCAGCAAATCAGAATTAGCGGAGGTAGTATCTATGTATGGAAAACAGCCGGCATTTTTCATTGTTTTTTTTTTGTAGTAATATTGATGTTGCTTTCAGGATGTAATGAAAAGACATTTTCCCTTGATTCAGGCAGGTATGTTCCTGACTATACCAAGGATGAGAAGGATATTAATATTGTGCCATATATCTTTATCGATAAAGATAAATTTTCAATTATTCAGGACATTGCCGTGTCCTATCAGCCTTCAGGAACACTGATTAGAAAAGGTAATGAAGTTGTGATGGAAACAGTATTTGCGGATGAAAGCTACAAATGGGTATTTACCTTGGTAGATAACAATAAATTGAAATTTGTTCTGAAAAAATCAGTTATTCCCAATAACCATTTTGAATGGGAAGACGGAAGATTATTTTCTCTAACAGATGAATAGGCAAGGGTAGTTTCACACGAATATGTTAATAATCAATCATTATTAGTGACAGAGTCTTATTTTTATTAAAAGGTAAAGAAGGCTCCTTAAACGGTTCAAAATTTGACCTCTAAGCAAAATACAGCATTCAGTTAATAAATCGAGCAGAGGATGTGTTCATAATTAATGAATAGAATTAAAAAGATATTGCATCATAAAATCTACCTTGATTGTTTGCAAAAGCTTAAAGAGTTTGAAAAGGACAGAGAATTTTGCAAACATACATTAGAGCATTTTATTGATGTTGCAAGAATTATGTATATTATGGCCTTGGAAAATGATGATAATATTGATAAAGAGCTGATATATGCAGCAGGTTTGTTGCATGATGTGGGGAGAGTTAAAGAGTATGAAAACGGTACTCCTCATAATATAGCAGGACTGGACATTATTAGAAAAATAATGAACGATGCGGGTTTTTATGAAAATGAAATAAATCAGGTTTTAAATGCTGTTGAAAATCATAGAGATGAAAATGGCGGCAGAGATTTGTTGTCGAAATATTTGTATGAGGCTGATAAGAAATCGAGAAATTGTTTTTGTTGCATGGCTTACGATAAATGTAAGTGGAGTGAAGAAGAAAAGAATAGAAGCATTACAAAATGAAGTTCATAAAATCTGCATATAATAAAAAAGTTGGTTTAAATTCTATATAAAGAAACATTTATGGAATATTAATATAAATTTGTAATTTGTATATTAATAAAGATAAAAATAGAAAAAAT from Thermoclostridium stercorarium subsp. stercorarium DSM 8532 harbors:
- a CDS encoding chemotaxis protein CheA, coding for MDMSQYLGIFVEESREHLQDLNNSLLELEKDPGNISILNEIFRVAHTLKGMAGTMGFTNMANLTHKMEDVLDGLRNERIQATGEVVDVLFKCLDALENYVDTVSSTGSEGDEEYSELVEFLSEFSTGGKAEKKPEKDTGQHESKSGQAEKSEGLRVDLSIYDKDVIEKAFQQSLKVYEIYVELDQKCLLKAARAFIVFQILEKNSDIIKSVPPVNDIEDEKFDYYFTVVVITQKDKDFFVREINSVSEVRKVEVTEITAKHLENINSAQEKDTAKQQTVKESKPEKKDAAVHKANDKKVTSKTVRVDIERLDVLMNLVSELIILKTRLDGIISAGERDRDIAQTLENLERVTTNLHDAVMKARMVPVETVFSRFPRMVRDIAKELDKDIVLHMSGEDTELDRTVIDEIGEPLVHIIRNSADHGIEKPDERIAKGKSKEGNIWLRAYQDGNNVVIEVEDDGAGINVDKVRKKVLEKGLESEEILNGMTDEEIIQFLFMPNFSTADKITDLSGRGVGLDVVKTKIEALGGNVELISRRGQGSKTIIRLPLTLAIIQALLVMVGNEKYAIPLNSIREIYNLNPQDIKYVRNQEVTVLRDTVIPIIRLHKVLDIEVPEDDANKKYLTCVVVKKGEKLTGLIVDSLINQQEIVIKSLGKLLSGIRFLGGATILGDGNVALILDVNAIV
- a CDS encoding chemotaxis protein CheW; this encodes MAANQKQYVVFRIDNDEYGADINKVTIIERMMTITRVPKTPPYIKGVINLRGEVLPVMDLRTRFGLPEKEADDSTRIVMVDIGNNISYGIIVDAVVEVLQVEDTAIESVTGFSGNINVDYISGVAKSGERLITLLNLERLISELIPA
- a CDS encoding chemotaxis protein CheC, with the translated sequence MDEIFLNSFHLDILKEIGNIGAGNAATALAKMLDKKVNMEVPQIKIMGFSEVSEVVGGAETPVAGILLGIRGDISGYILFVLEEGAAKKLINMLMGKNPDEEVEYNEITLSALKEVGNILTGSYLSAISTLTGLSIKPDIPDIAIDMAGAILSVPAIEFAKTTDKVLYIETEFIEGMHRVIGDFFLVPDTDSYLKLLNSLGAIC
- a CDS encoding chemotaxis protein CheD gives rise to the protein MAESNIIKVGMADLKHTFHPGVLVTLGLGSCVGIALYDTKTKMIGLAHIMLPWSEQAKNKANKAKFADTGIRLLLENMLKDGADKKNIVAKIAGGAQMFSYSSLSDMIRVGERNVEATKKVLKELNIPLIAEDTGGTHGRTIEFYSEDGRLMIKTIGFGVTYI
- a CDS encoding FliA/WhiG family RNA polymerase sigma factor; translated protein: MSSANQQRQQELWKKYYETRDPSIKQQLILEYTDIIKYVAGRLSIYFGSNVEYDDLVSYGIFGLIDAIDKFDINKGVKFETYASLRIRGAIIDSIRELDWAPRSLRKKSKDLEKVYAELENELGHAATDEQVASRMGISVEELNKTLQEVNMSTMISLEDYLEQNYETGLDAINENEDILPEKRIELMELKDILADSINKLPEKERMVVSLYYFEELTLKEISAIMKVSESRISQLHTKAILRMRAKLERQKYLLLGS
- a CDS encoding DUF342 domain-containing protein, giving the protein MSSAGIGTSVKVSVSPDRMKAFILIKKSEQGENTPGINELLEELEKNGVVYGIKEDVLRKLAENPVYDQDVLIAEGLAPVHGENGRINFLIDINKEKKPVIMEDGSVNYRDLDYIVSAQKDQKICEVIPPTPGIDGINVMGSIIKAVSGKPARIVKGSNVYTSEDGLSFYSAINGQVKYENDKLSVFATYEVPADVDNSTGNINFVGSVFIRGNVLSGFTVEAGGDVEVFGVVEAATIKAGGNIILRRGMTGNNKGVLIAGGNIVARYIENSIVEAANDLKAEAIMHSDVKCGNRLELGGRKGLLVGGITRVGREIDAKVIGSYLATNTVIEVGVDPNVRERYKVVKAELSNLEENIRKTDQVIMLLQKLESIGRLTDEKKELLEKSLRSKVFYENKISEYREELVKLEEKLQMEAQGRIRVENYLYSGTKISIGSATMHVKETLQHCTLYKEGADIKIGAY
- a CDS encoding DUF6115 domain-containing protein, coding for MKNVRGAGMEIFYICVILVGICIVFFALIWMAVEKKNARDYRLELDEREHELRQVIEDAEQLLNELNNFSGYIVDRLEEKQKSIEDLLARIDEKTGNLSNAEIIQPANNAVDDIKEPDKTEGENTPRSEEAYAGFLQGKKGKLISLDERKNEVIKLYKKGISSTEIARMLNMGKGEIELISRMCK
- a CDS encoding HD domain-containing protein; the protein is MNRIKKILHHKIYLDCLQKLKEFEKDREFCKHTLEHFIDVARIMYIMALENDDNIDKELIYAAGLLHDVGRVKEYENGTPHNIAGLDIIRKIMNDAGFYENEINQVLNAVENHRDENGGRDLLSKYLYEADKKSRNCFCCMAYDKCKWSEEEKNRSITK